The genomic interval ACCAAAAGAAACAATTCGACACTTTAGTTAACCCTGGGATAGCGATCCAAATTTCATGGTTCCTTGCTTTCCTGAAATATCACAGTATCCATCTAAAAGAATAACAATCATACCAGTATCTGGGACGAACTGTTACAACGATTGCCATTTGTCTATgtcctttatttttgtacaGTTCAGGTTTTTGTCTGCTAGTAAATGTCACGGTAAAACTATGTGGTACACACACCGGCGACTCATAGTGAATGAGTCGTTGGCTCTCCGAGCTAATCAGGAGTGGCCAACATTGAAGTCATCCTCATCGCTAGTGGTCAATATGGTCTTTGGCAGGTAGATTGTACACGACAACTGTGTCCAGAACTCCAGATTAACAGTTTTCTTTGCAAGAAAAATCCTGATTAATAGTTCGGCCcccatatgcatgcatgcacctcCATTGGTCCATCCTGTCATCTGAGACTTTACTAAAACATGTAAAGCTTTCATCATGACTAAAATGCGAATCTGTCCTTCAGAGGAGAGGCATGGGATAAGCTGCTACATAAGCTACAGGAAAGCCAGCTAGAAAGCAGTGTCCCCATTGGCAAACCTCTAGATCCTCTTCTTTGCCAAACTGTCAGAAAATCCAGTGCCCTTATGAATGCCACTGCGGACAAATTTGCGTCCGGTTATTGCCTTGTTCTGCATGTGAAGGTTTCTCTCTTCGGCCAACTAGGAGTTAGCAATGGTTCACCGGGCGGTGAGTTTTATCTAGTCTTTTTGTTTCtggttatgtttataagtcaaattttaaatttttagcattatatttagagttgattttgagagattttttttatcgtaatctatttttcaacaCTGGTTTTTAAgtcactaagaacatgtatataaaaattttatttataaattatttttcatttacaaatgtcatttgatttttttacttaaaaaagccaaaccCATATACAGTAAAGTAGCAGGTTTACTTTACGACCTTCATCTATTTTGAAGGTCAAAATGATGGACCTGGGGGGAGGGAAATGACGACCTGGTGTGGCCGTGTGGGGATATGACTGATGAAGCGAGATGAGTGGGAATGAAGGAAGGAGAGGACAAAGATAAGAAATATGGCTGGTGGACCTGCTACGATTCTTATGACGCTAACTACACTGCCTCATCCTCTAAATTACGTGTTAccagtaaattttttttgccacgtATGTGTGCTGCACATAGGATAGAAACATCCTTTGGTGGGATATGCATGTGTAATTCACTTCGATATATCAATTCTGATGAGTGGTAAAATACGTTGACGGTCCTTAGGCCTGCTTGCATGTGTTATTTAGATCTATTAACTTGTAAAACGTGGATTTAGAGAGTCAAAACTGGTTATGTCATTTAGTTCTATGATTGCCATGTGTTCCTTTAGGACTACGTGGCGTTGTGGGTAACACGTTTGGATCAAAggaattttaaagaaacttgGAGGTTTACTTTCCTATCCTATGGTCCTGTTTGAAACAAAGCAAATAGCATCTCAGGTTTCAAAATAAAGTGGAGAATTCTTGTACTTTAAACCGGAAGGGGATTTTCCTTCACTTGTTAATTGTGTTTGTGTATTACTATgatccaaacagaaaaaaacgTATGATTCCTATGTTTCGTATTCTATAGTTTTTTCACTTTACACTTAATCATATTATTGTACCTTTTcatattcatgtgtttttttctttttttaaatagtgCCTAATACACTTTGCACGTCTTGccctattttctctctcctccacagtCCACATATCATGGAggcaaaccaaaaataatttataaataaaaccttttatatatgtattcttatcgATTTAAAATTCAgtaccaaaaaataaacatattttaataagtttCAAGGACTTAAGCATGTACTTTACGAGTTTGTTCATCTACTTGATATCTGTTTACAAATTTAAGAACGAAGGGtatatttcattttaattGAAGGTAGACACAAGATATACCTTTGGGCGCGTTCGTGAGTTACTGTTgagaactattttttttcttaccgaactgttaaataatatttttttaaaaaaataatttatatcaaGTTAAtgatttttctcctttttcataaactaattagtcCACCTCCAACAGAGGCTTGCGAGCACGCCCTTTGTCAAAGCCCCAATACTTGACTCTTGGCAGAAGTATCAAGCAGTTGCTGGCCTTCGTTTTACCTAATCAATCTACTACTAGATCGAATTTGTTAGTTTGGGTCACGTTCACGTAAGCACTGATGAGCTCATTATCCTTTACCCATCAGCTCCGCGCAAGCCAGCCTGCGCATGATAGCATGCTGCGCAAAGCTTTCACCAAATCAAGCGAGACCGGAAACACCGTCCCAAAGTTCCCATCCTTTGCCGATTCCTCGTGTCCCTCCGAAAACACCGTGGTTCCCccaaaaaacctaaaaatcaacgCAACTGACAAACAAACGCCGCACTGGAAAGGGGCTACCTAGAACTCTAGAGCTCGTAGCGTTGGGCCTCCACACCGATCGATCACCAACCGTGCAAAACGcactgcagtgcagtgcagtgcaacATCCAGACGTGCAAGGGCCAATTACCACTACCTTTTTGTGCGTGGTCATGTTCCATCGATCTGCTCCGCCATTTgcaccacgacgacgacgacgaagttATGATGCCATTTCGCAATTATTTTCCCGGGGGCCGGCGTTCGATCCCCGCTTGGTCCCCCCATGGCGAAACGCCACATCGCTGGCCTGGCCGGTGATGCCTCACCCGAAAGCACGCCATCAACGTTGACATCCCACCCTCCGTTTTCTGCTGCCTGTACTGCGTGCCGGACCAACTAACCAAATCTACCCTCACAGATCGGCATCAAAACGCCCAGGACATGACGCATGACCACttgtaaaaaaaaggcacTAGTTTCCATGTAGCCCGAAAATATAACTTCGTTGAATGGGATAAAGCATATTATAgatgggtgattgtttggattatttagaaaaaaattgaaacaacatgaaataagtaaaaaataattcataaatagaaaatttatacacatgttattattgatctaaaagccaagcctaaaaaaataaagtacgataaagaaaaatcataaaatctactttaaatttaagattgaaaatttaaattttagcttataaccaTTAATGTTGCTATACGTATGCATTTTAGGTACGATCTTCCTACAATCAAACGGATGGCTAGCGTGGACTCATGGAGCATGCTAGTCTTGTTGCCTCGTTCTGATGTATGTCGTCGTCAATCGTATAAACATCGTAAACATAAGTTCATATGTATAGCAGCTAACCATAGACGAAAGCAAAACGATAGGTACGTATAGTGGTGTATAGTGGTGGATTCAACACGTGGGCCGTTAATTCTATTGGAGCCCCCACGTACCCCCTAAAAAAGTGTTTTTGGTGAATAATGAATGAAAAGGAGAGCTAAAGCTCTATACAGAGcaattttttcatccttgagtAGATaacatgaggtaccactgttttctatgtaaaatcttttgcatagaaaacagtggtacctcagtacctcctcaaggatagaaaaaatgatcttattcaGAACCCTCTGTTTCGTTTGTAGATCCGTCACTGGGTACGTAGGACTACCAATCTAAACAATCGTACAACTATGAATAAGAAGCGTTCAGTTGAGATAGAACACACCGTAAGCACCGAGAGAGTACGAGCCATCCTAATTAACCACTACGGTTTGAAACACCGTGCCTGCCCGCGGCTGCCCCGGCTTCGGTCACTGGCGAGACGCAACACCAACGGCCGGTTTTTGTCGCGCAAAAGGTGCAATTTTACAGGCTCCATCCAGCGCGGGGGCTGGTTGATGATGGAACCGTTCGAGCGGCCGCGCTctcgcctctcgccgccggccggggcCCCTTCCACGACGACTTGACAGCAGCAAAAGTGGCCCGTGCCCCGTGCACCACGACGCGacgcccgctgccgccgctggctagctagcttgcatccatccatctgcaCGCTGATGCTGGTGCGTGATAGAGCGATCGCTAGCGGCATTAGGCCCCAGCGTCTTTCATTCTCTCCAGCATAACTCCATGTAGATGCAGTAGAAGTAGGCTAGTGTAGTAGTAGCTACGGCCGGCGACGTACAGTTCTCCCTTTGGAAATGTCCGGTCCACCTTAACTGCTTTTGCCCGTGCGTTTTAGTTACCAGACCTGGCCTGCCCTGGCATTTTCAGGAACCAAGGTTTTCCATACTCAGattaattattactactactactaaaaCGTATGAAATCCTATAGTAGAATGCAGGTGCAGCAGCTTGTTTCTTACTGCTGGCTGGACGGGCACTAAAAGTTATGCACAGAATtgatattgttgttttttttctcttcatgtCATGGACTCATGGCTACGATCGAGAGCCGCCTACAAAAGAATTGATTTCGCCACCATCTAGCGAGCAGATGTACAGGCAGGTACGTGCATACGCACGTACGACTGACTGTTGCACTACGTAGGATGGTTGACGAATTAATCGGTGTGGAtcaaagaagaggaagaaatgTACATGCTGTTACTACTTGCTACACTTGCCTCTGGGTTAGGAACTCCTGCACGGACACGTAGAGCTGCTTGTGGCAGGAGGAGTCCATGGACAGCGACCGCCTCATCGGCTGCACCGCGAACTCCTCGCACTTCTTCCTCGTGTCGATGGCCTCGTCGCCCACGCTCTCCTGCTTGTTGGTGCGggtcgccggcgcgccgccgtggctgACGGCCCAGCTCTCGTGCTCCCCTCTCACCTCGATCACGATGCTGTTGATGAGCTCGTCcgaacggcggcggtgacgagcgctgtcggcggcggcgtcgccgtcgctgcacGAGACGGGGTGGGTGCATGGCGCGGTCCGGGCCGAGGTGGACACCGGCGGCGGGAACGGCAGCGTGACGTCGCTCCGGCAGAAGGGGCACCGGGCGTTGCCCTGCAGCCACGTGTCGATGCAGTCGATGTGGAAGGCGTGGGAGCAGTTGGGCAGCAGCCGGACGCGCTCCCGCTCCACGAACTCGCTGAGGCAGACGGCGCACTCCGACACCGatatcctcgcgccgccgccgcaggccgccgccgtgaaCTTCACCACCGGGAGCATGCGTATGAACGGCATCCCGAGGCCCCGCTCCTCGGTCGCCACGGTGCGGAtcaccgacgccgcctcccgcgcggccgaacgccgccgcgcgccgccgtgcccaCGCCACGGCGTGCCGCTGGACCACAGGCCCCGGCACGCCTGGCACTTCGTCACGAACGCGTAGTAGCTCGCGAGCAGCGCGAACGCCGCGAGGATGCCGACGACGGTGATGACAACCATCGGGACGCTCGcgttcgacgacgacggcgacggcgacgaggaggcgaATGCCGGTGGCGCGTCCATTTTGTGCCAAGAGATACAGCTGAAAGCCGAGAGAGCTAGCTATCCTCTTACGCGAGAGAGACGTCGAGCGACTCCGGAGCAATAGCCGATGGCAACTCTCACTCACGTTTTAATGTGTTCATCACCTGTTGCAGCTCTCGGCCTGTCGCCCAGGCAACATGTCTTACTTATTGTCTTACAAAAAGTGTTTAATGGGGACACCTATTGATGAATCACTTGAAAAAACTGAATCTATCTGTTAGATATTGAATCGAAATCAAACaacaaccaaaaaactaaaacaaagtAG from Oryza brachyantha chromosome 3, ObraRS2, whole genome shotgun sequence carries:
- the LOC102710771 gene encoding RING-H2 finger protein ATL16-like, producing MDAPPAFASSSPSPSSSNASVPMVVITVVGILAAFALLASYYAFVTKCQACRGLWSSGTPWRGHGGARRRSAAREAASVIRTVATEERGLGMPFIRMLPVVKFTAAACGGGARISVSECAVCLSEFVERERVRLLPNCSHAFHIDCIDTWLQGNARCPFCRSDVTLPFPPPVSTSARTAPCTHPVSCSDGDAAADSARHRRRSDELINSIVIEVRGEHESWAVSHGGAPATRTNKQESVGDEAIDTRKKCEEFAVQPMRRSLSMDSSCHKQLYVSVQEFLTQRQV